In one window of Candidatus Sulfuricurvum sp. RIFRC-1 DNA:
- a CDS encoding efflux RND transporter periplasmic adaptor subunit, giving the protein MKKALLLTILIVTVYAQNYKISTVKVQETHNIPQKEFFAKTSFKEASTKEITLKFSGFVEKISVDEKYAKVSKGSLLFTVYSPEILALKEELIKTAEYVEKSKAFEDETFSKTALSLLESTKQRLALLGVSNADIAKTLSSKTASKTVAVYSPYNGTVVEKSLFAGSFAEAGKPLMRLADTSTLWVDIKIYERDIPTLQKGSTVLLSFNGASKTYKAKISQILPEINENDRSLTARASLQNDGHLVANMFAKARIESKGGRILALPKTAVLERGKKQFVFVKVDNKFEPLEITAKKIDAYTYQIVDGITQGEEVANNALFMLDADAKINGLY; this is encoded by the coding sequence ATGAAAAAAGCCCTTTTGCTTACGATCCTCATCGTTACCGTATATGCACAGAACTACAAAATATCAACCGTTAAGGTCCAAGAAACACACAACATACCCCAAAAAGAATTTTTTGCAAAAACCTCTTTTAAAGAAGCATCTACAAAAGAAATCACCCTAAAGTTTTCAGGTTTTGTCGAAAAGATATCGGTAGATGAAAAGTATGCAAAAGTCTCGAAGGGTTCTTTACTTTTTACTGTGTACAGTCCTGAAATTTTAGCATTAAAAGAGGAACTCATAAAAACAGCAGAGTATGTCGAAAAATCAAAAGCGTTTGAGGATGAGACTTTTTCAAAAACGGCACTATCGTTACTTGAATCAACAAAGCAAAGACTCGCGCTACTGGGTGTTTCAAACGCAGACATCGCCAAAACCCTCTCCTCCAAAACCGCGTCCAAAACAGTTGCCGTATACTCCCCCTACAACGGTACAGTAGTGGAAAAATCTCTATTTGCCGGCTCGTTCGCAGAAGCAGGTAAACCGCTCATGAGACTCGCCGATACCTCGACGCTTTGGGTAGATATCAAAATATACGAACGTGATATTCCTACACTGCAAAAAGGCTCTACCGTACTCCTGAGCTTTAACGGGGCATCTAAAACCTACAAGGCAAAGATCAGCCAAATTCTTCCCGAAATCAATGAGAACGACAGGAGCCTAACCGCTCGTGCAAGCCTGCAAAACGATGGACACTTGGTCGCCAATATGTTTGCCAAAGCCCGTATTGAATCCAAGGGGGGGAGGATTTTGGCGCTCCCGAAAACTGCCGTACTTGAGCGGGGTAAAAAGCAGTTTGTTTTCGTCAAAGTCGATAATAAATTCGAACCGCTGGAAATAACGGCTAAAAAGATAGATGCTTATACGTATCAAATAGTAGACGGTATCACGCAAGGTGAAGAGGTGGCTAACAATGCGTTGTTCATGCTTGATGCTGACGCTAAAATAAACGGGTTATACTAA
- a CDS encoding CusA/CzcA family heavy metal efflux RND transporter, whose product MIEKIIEFSLKNRIFIFLLFTLLSLASFWGVKNASFDALPDLTPPQVVIEVKWEGQSPQIIEKQVTYPLTTSFLSLANVETVRGFSGFSTALIYVVFKDKTDLYFARTRVLEKLSQSIKSFPKDASVTLGPDATGVGWVYQYALTSATLNLADMRSYQDYFLRFGLLSVPGVSEVGSIGGFVKNYEITADQNALVNYNLSILDISNAIEKTNVSDGARVVLRNGFENMVQTSGYYANEEEILNTPLLANNGLSLSIRDVASVNLTPSERRGVADLNGEGETVGGIVIARIGENAYKVIADVKEKLKTLTGPDVTIVPVYDRSELIEKAVDTLKRALIEEAIAVAIIVAIFLGHTGSIAVIVLTLPLTIGLTFLAMTSFGMSSNIMSLGGIAIAIGAMVDASIVLVENAHKHIIEKRKQGLALTYAIKLDAILESSKQVGRPIFFALMLVIVSFMPIFALTGQEGALFSPMAFTKSFAMLFGAIIAITLTPALMTIFLNDKIKAEEDSRINSFFIKHYETLLRKIMGYKKTALILFIGTMVLSYPLYNTLKWEFMPKLSEEVFMYMPVAPMGISVDLASSITQKTDQIIKKFPEVQTVFGKAGRADTATDSAPLAMIETIITLKPKDQWRAGMSEEKLMEEMDKALQIEGLTNSWTYPIRGRIDMLITGIRTPLGIKVYGQNFEDIEKYSNEISKALNKLEGSSAVFAEKAATGYYLDIKPKDDMIAQYGLNRDEIFKTIALSVGGSSVSTMIQGTHRYPISVRLDASARGDIEAIKNILIKTELGQHVLSDFADISYIEAPGEIKTEKALPVGYIYIMPKETITPSEYKQVAQKVIETIKVPQGIRYEWTGQSEYLESAKKTLILIAPISLLLTFMLIFASIRDIRLTALVFFTLPFSFVGGLLAVKLLGFSMSIAVIVGFLALLGVAAETAIVMLIYLKEAVDEKRLEGKREYVSLLNACIDGAAKRIRPKLMTVFSLMAGLMPLLYIKGVGSEIMGRIAAPMLGGLITSTLLTLILIPIFYLWIVKKEFLKDEKTKP is encoded by the coding sequence ATGATAGAAAAAATTATTGAGTTTTCACTCAAAAACCGAATTTTTATCTTTTTACTTTTTACCCTTTTATCTCTAGCCTCCTTTTGGGGGGTAAAAAATGCCTCTTTCGATGCTTTGCCTGATCTCACTCCGCCACAGGTTGTTATCGAGGTTAAATGGGAAGGACAAAGCCCGCAAATCATAGAGAAGCAGGTTACCTACCCGCTAACAACCTCATTTTTATCTTTGGCCAATGTCGAAACGGTCAGAGGATTTAGCGGATTTTCAACGGCACTGATCTATGTTGTCTTCAAAGACAAAACAGACTTGTATTTCGCTCGAACAAGGGTGCTCGAAAAGCTCAGCCAAAGCATAAAATCGTTTCCGAAAGACGCCTCAGTAACGCTGGGGCCGGATGCCACGGGTGTTGGCTGGGTATACCAATACGCCCTTACCTCCGCGACATTAAATCTAGCCGATATGCGAAGTTATCAAGACTATTTTCTCCGTTTCGGACTGCTTTCAGTACCGGGCGTCAGTGAAGTAGGAAGTATCGGGGGTTTCGTCAAAAATTATGAAATCACCGCAGATCAAAATGCGCTGGTTAACTACAATCTCTCCATCTTGGATATCTCAAATGCCATAGAAAAAACGAACGTCTCAGATGGTGCGCGGGTTGTACTGCGAAATGGCTTTGAAAATATGGTGCAAACCAGCGGATACTATGCAAACGAGGAGGAGATACTTAATACACCGCTCCTTGCCAACAATGGTCTCTCCTTGAGTATACGCGATGTTGCAAGCGTAAATCTTACCCCTTCGGAGCGAAGAGGAGTTGCGGATCTAAACGGAGAGGGCGAGACGGTAGGGGGTATCGTTATCGCCAGAATAGGAGAAAATGCCTATAAAGTCATAGCAGATGTCAAAGAAAAGCTAAAAACACTTACCGGCCCGGATGTAACGATCGTACCCGTCTACGACCGAAGTGAATTAATTGAAAAAGCGGTTGATACCCTCAAAAGAGCCCTTATCGAAGAAGCGATCGCTGTCGCCATCATCGTTGCAATTTTTCTCGGACACACAGGAAGTATTGCCGTTATCGTCCTCACCCTTCCGCTTACTATCGGGCTTACTTTTTTAGCGATGACATCGTTTGGAATGAGCTCGAATATCATGAGTCTTGGAGGAATAGCCATTGCGATAGGTGCCATGGTAGATGCGTCCATCGTCCTCGTTGAAAATGCCCATAAGCATATCATTGAAAAAAGGAAACAGGGGCTAGCGCTCACCTATGCCATCAAACTTGACGCGATATTAGAAAGCTCAAAGCAAGTAGGACGCCCGATCTTCTTTGCACTCATGCTCGTTATCGTAAGCTTCATGCCGATCTTTGCACTGACGGGTCAGGAGGGAGCGCTCTTTTCGCCAATGGCATTTACCAAAAGTTTTGCTATGCTTTTTGGTGCCATTATCGCCATTACCCTCACTCCGGCACTAATGACCATATTTTTAAATGATAAGATTAAAGCAGAAGAAGATTCACGGATAAACAGCTTTTTTATAAAGCACTACGAGACTTTACTGCGTAAAATTATGGGCTACAAAAAGACGGCTTTAATACTATTTATCGGCACTATGGTGCTCTCCTACCCGTTATACAACACTCTTAAATGGGAGTTTATGCCTAAACTTTCCGAAGAAGTTTTCATGTATATGCCTGTTGCACCTATGGGTATTAGCGTCGATTTGGCATCAAGTATTACCCAGAAAACAGACCAAATTATCAAAAAATTCCCAGAAGTCCAAACCGTATTCGGTAAAGCCGGACGAGCGGATACGGCGACCGACTCCGCTCCCCTCGCGATGATAGAAACCATTATCACGCTAAAGCCGAAAGATCAGTGGAGAGCCGGAATGAGCGAAGAGAAGCTGATGGAGGAGATGGACAAAGCACTTCAAATCGAAGGGCTGACAAATTCATGGACCTACCCCATCCGAGGGCGTATAGATATGCTCATTACGGGTATTAGGACACCGCTTGGTATAAAAGTTTACGGTCAAAATTTTGAGGATATTGAAAAATACTCGAACGAAATCAGTAAAGCGCTCAACAAACTGGAAGGAAGTTCGGCAGTATTTGCCGAAAAGGCTGCTACGGGATATTATCTCGATATTAAACCCAAGGACGATATGATAGCCCAATACGGGCTGAACAGAGACGAAATATTCAAGACTATAGCACTAAGCGTAGGTGGATCAAGTGTTTCCACGATGATCCAAGGAACACACAGATACCCTATATCTGTAAGGCTGGATGCCTCAGCAAGGGGTGACATAGAAGCGATCAAAAACATCCTCATCAAAACCGAATTAGGACAACATGTTCTCTCGGATTTCGCCGACATCAGCTACATAGAAGCACCGGGGGAGATAAAAACCGAAAAAGCGCTGCCGGTCGGCTACATCTATATCATGCCAAAAGAGACGATAACCCCCTCTGAGTATAAGCAAGTAGCACAAAAAGTGATAGAAACAATCAAAGTACCGCAAGGTATCCGGTATGAATGGACAGGACAGAGTGAATATCTCGAAAGCGCCAAAAAAACGCTGATTCTTATTGCTCCGATCAGTCTGCTTCTTACCTTTATGCTGATTTTCGCCTCGATTAGGGATATACGTCTTACGGCGCTCGTCTTTTTTACCCTTCCGTTTAGTTTCGTAGGCGGTCTGCTTGCTGTAAAGCTACTGGGATTTTCTATGAGTATCGCCGTAATAGTCGGATTCTTAGCCCTTCTTGGGGTTGCGGCAGAAACTGCCATCGTGATGCTTATATACCTCAAAGAAGCCGTTGATGAAAAAAGACTGGAAGGCAAAAGAGAATACGTTTCATTGCTGAATGCGTGCATAGACGGTGCGGCCAAGAGAATACGGCCTAAGCTGATGACAGTTTTTAGTCTTATGGCAGGACTTATGCCATTGCTCTACATCAAAGGGGTAGGAAGCGAAATAATGGGACGAATAGCGGCCCCAATGCTTGGCGGATTGATCACATCGACATTATTGACCTTAATTCTAATTCCGATTTTTTATCTTTGGATTGTCAAGAAAGAGTTTCTAAAGGATGAGAAAACGAAACCATAG
- a CDS encoding cytochrome b/b6 domain-containing protein gives MRHFSPSFRIWHWLNAIAVFGLFITVVLRESVMHKANIGAIVQAKMAELGTIVTDEQAVMIGKAVRSPMWDWHIYLGIAVAVLLVWRLAIVVKNGFGFDDNPAMQKVYLLYRAVYGVMAIMSLSGLALYYKITGEAKENVETLHLVLGWAIFAFIALHIIGVILAEKKDQSGLVSRMINGK, from the coding sequence ATGCGCCATTTTTCACCCTCATTTAGAATCTGGCATTGGTTGAATGCCATTGCAGTATTCGGACTTTTTATCACCGTTGTGTTGAGAGAGAGTGTTATGCACAAGGCAAATATCGGTGCAATCGTACAAGCCAAAATGGCTGAGCTTGGGACTATTGTCACCGATGAGCAGGCAGTGATGATCGGCAAAGCAGTCCGTTCACCGATGTGGGATTGGCACATCTATTTAGGAATTGCGGTTGCCGTTTTATTAGTATGGAGATTGGCGATAGTGGTCAAAAACGGATTCGGGTTCGATGATAATCCTGCCATGCAAAAGGTATATCTCCTTTATCGAGCGGTATATGGGGTGATGGCGATTATGTCTCTCAGCGGTTTGGCGCTCTATTACAAGATTACCGGTGAAGCCAAAGAGAATGTTGAGACATTACATCTGGTCTTAGGCTGGGCAATATTTGCTTTCATCGCACTCCATATCATCGGCGTGATACTTGCCGAGAAAAAAGATCAAAGCGGTTTGGTATCGCGGATGATCAATGGGAAGTAA
- the arsC gene encoding arsenate reductase (glutaredoxin) (This arsenate reductase requires both glutathione and glutaredoxin to convert arsenate to arsenite, after which the efflux transporter formed by ArsA and ArsB can extrude the arsenite from the cell, providing resistance.) yields the protein MTTIWHNPKCSKSREALKLLEEKGGSFEVFKYLDTPPSREEITALLKKLGISARELMRTKEDLYKELGLAEVNDEEKLIDALAEYPKLIERPILIEENRAVIGRPVEKTIEFLG from the coding sequence GTGACAACCATCTGGCATAACCCGAAATGTTCAAAATCACGTGAAGCGTTGAAATTGCTCGAAGAGAAAGGGGGATCTTTTGAGGTATTCAAATATCTTGATACCCCCCCATCACGAGAAGAAATTACCGCTTTGTTAAAAAAACTAGGGATTTCAGCTCGGGAGCTGATGCGGACGAAAGAGGATCTGTATAAAGAGTTAGGGTTGGCAGAAGTGAATGATGAGGAGAAGCTGATCGATGCGTTAGCGGAATATCCTAAACTCATTGAACGCCCGATTTTGATCGAAGAAAATCGAGCGGTGATTGGTCGTCCGGTCGAAAAAACGATAGAGTTTTTAGGCTAA
- a CDS encoding methyl-accepting chemotaxis protein → MSFSFFARLSIRQKITLIVIMAQLFALVAIIIGVIGMYLSNTSLTTIHTQSLQPLQNLRSCKNSIDKEILITATNLSQGTEDFDSALLSVEKSHKHFKEQWDAYLKGAVTPEEAQKISSAKVIIDRAERSILLLEQAIKDKQLMSVLDLIQSDFPYSITPASEQLDELIELQITNANNLYTIAQKDFQKTLWLILLSFPIGMIIVHIVLHYITKYLLKKIADLTQIAQHLRSGNLLERIDSNGNDELSTAAKDMNDSMQELQKMMSSMKCSSDNSISSAQELYSVCRVIKQRLETSATDISQSHNHILTLQKIIHTSTGMSEETNTKIQEASTQLTQASKQITRMNDDIHTVSQTQLILSDDLKTLSSQAVEVKGVLNIIGDIADQTNLLALNAAIEAARAGEHGRGFAVVADEVRKLAERTQESLSKINRTISTIVAAITDTSQKMDKSATSIQLVSKDSNAVQTIIQTSSSLMTIAAKSIHHSNQGLVELNEGMQLISTKIDSINVIATSNTTSISQITNVAHGLDLNTVDLNQKLQKFRT, encoded by the coding sequence ATGTCTTTCTCCTTTTTCGCACGGCTTTCAATACGTCAAAAGATTACCCTCATTGTCATCATGGCACAGTTGTTTGCTCTAGTCGCAATCATCATCGGCGTTATAGGGATGTATTTATCCAATACCTCATTAACGACCATCCATACCCAAAGTCTTCAACCGCTTCAGAATCTTCGCAGCTGTAAAAATTCCATCGACAAAGAGATTCTAATCACAGCAACGAACCTTTCACAAGGGACAGAAGATTTCGACTCAGCGCTGTTATCGGTCGAAAAATCCCATAAGCATTTTAAAGAACAATGGGATGCGTATCTCAAAGGTGCGGTCACACCCGAAGAAGCACAAAAGATTTCATCGGCAAAAGTAATCATAGACCGCGCCGAACGTTCTATCCTATTACTCGAACAAGCCATAAAAGATAAGCAATTGATGAGCGTGTTAGATCTGATCCAAAGTGATTTTCCCTACAGTATCACCCCCGCCAGCGAACAGCTTGACGAGCTGATCGAGTTACAGATTACCAATGCCAATAATCTCTATACTATTGCTCAAAAAGATTTTCAAAAAACGCTGTGGCTCATTCTCCTCTCATTCCCGATCGGAATGATTATCGTCCATATTGTGCTTCATTATATCACCAAATATTTACTCAAAAAAATCGCCGATCTCACTCAGATTGCACAACATCTTCGATCAGGAAATCTTCTTGAACGGATCGATTCAAACGGAAATGATGAGTTATCCACAGCGGCCAAAGATATGAATGATTCGATGCAAGAGTTGCAAAAAATGATGAGCAGCATGAAATGTTCATCCGATAACAGTATCTCCTCGGCCCAAGAACTTTACAGTGTTTGCAGAGTGATTAAACAGCGTTTGGAAACCAGCGCAACCGATATTTCTCAAAGCCATAACCATATCCTCACCCTCCAAAAAATCATTCATACCTCTACCGGCATGTCTGAAGAAACGAATACTAAAATCCAAGAAGCCTCTACGCAACTCACCCAGGCCAGTAAACAAATTACCCGGATGAATGACGATATTCATACCGTTTCCCAAACCCAACTGATTCTCTCGGATGATCTTAAAACGCTTAGCTCTCAAGCGGTAGAGGTTAAAGGGGTACTCAATATCATCGGGGACATTGCCGATCAAACCAATCTTTTAGCGCTTAATGCCGCTATCGAGGCAGCACGTGCCGGAGAACACGGAAGAGGATTCGCCGTCGTTGCCGACGAAGTACGCAAACTTGCCGAACGGACCCAAGAGAGCCTGTCAAAGATCAACCGTACCATCAGTACAATCGTCGCTGCGATCACCGATACAAGCCAAAAAATGGATAAATCGGCTACTTCGATCCAGCTGGTTTCCAAAGATTCCAATGCGGTTCAAACGATAATTCAAACCTCATCATCACTCATGACGATAGCGGCAAAGAGTATCCATCACTCCAATCAGGGACTGGTAGAACTAAATGAGGGGATGCAGTTGATTTCAACCAAAATCGATTCAATCAATGTCATTGCCACGTCCAATACAACCAGTATCTCCCAGATTACCAATGTCGCACATGGACTTGATCTCAATACCGTAGATTTAAATCAAAAGCTCCAAAAATTCCGAACTTAG
- a CDS encoding FixH family protein: protein MKKIILVFLLSIGALFAAPLNTSGKASDITVKIQSDKDLMVGQNNLTITLTKEGKPLAPKSVEIKAFMPEMPGMPEMSDKMNLKGKSGIYKGSLNFAMSGTWQVSVTIVDTDGKRKRYKTSVSL, encoded by the coding sequence ATGAAAAAAATTATATTGGTGTTTTTACTATCCATAGGTGCTTTGTTTGCTGCACCGCTTAATACGAGCGGTAAAGCCTCGGACATAACGGTAAAAATACAATCTGACAAAGATTTAATGGTAGGGCAAAACAATCTGACGATTACCCTAACCAAAGAGGGTAAACCGCTTGCCCCAAAATCGGTAGAAATCAAAGCGTTTATGCCTGAAATGCCGGGGATGCCGGAGATGAGTGATAAAATGAATTTAAAAGGGAAGAGTGGTATTTATAAAGGCTCTCTTAACTTTGCTATGAGTGGCACATGGCAAGTTTCTGTAACCATAGTAGATACGGATGGCAAACGAAAACGATACAAAACTTCAGTCAGTTTGTAG
- a CDS encoding TolC family protein, with product MNKVILALLCAGVLNAQTFDAFIADVLVQNPEIKALEAEVKAAQEDAKIAGKLDNPQLDVQVTNIDFTNPTKRNIEPMQQVMIGISQNIPLTAKLSVKKEVKELVAKSLEHTVSQKKLNLEFALKQSGYDLAKAKETKKTYDKYLQTLKFALELLRASNTVGNTVHNELIRGDMEIAFFMRKMIDLESEEKTQLRKLQSFGVKVEKEIQIPFSVPNTDVKSIVIEDSKEYASLNTTVDSLGKELQSEKLSQIPDIGLSLGYASADSEFRNYWFFGVSIPLQIYGREDALIKKTQYELSAKIEEGENLKNTLSYELDSSKIKLESAQKNYALTDKILKTQLSHLLESALASLKTTDSSKAYVISAIKDALSLELELINYTYDANIALAQIKKLSGEEL from the coding sequence ATGAACAAGGTTATCTTGGCGCTTCTTTGTGCAGGTGTATTAAATGCTCAAACGTTTGATGCGTTCATAGCCGATGTTCTCGTGCAGAATCCTGAGATCAAGGCACTTGAGGCCGAAGTAAAAGCGGCGCAGGAGGATGCAAAGATCGCGGGTAAACTGGACAACCCTCAACTCGATGTACAAGTAACCAACATAGACTTTACCAATCCTACCAAACGAAATATCGAACCTATGCAGCAGGTAATGATTGGCATATCACAAAACATCCCCCTTACAGCGAAACTAAGTGTAAAAAAAGAGGTAAAAGAATTAGTTGCCAAATCTTTAGAACACACGGTGTCACAAAAAAAGCTAAATCTTGAATTTGCTCTTAAACAAAGCGGTTACGATCTAGCAAAAGCAAAAGAAACCAAAAAAACATACGACAAATATTTGCAAACACTTAAATTTGCATTGGAACTTTTGAGAGCTTCCAATACTGTTGGAAATACAGTTCATAACGAACTTATTCGAGGTGATATGGAAATCGCCTTTTTTATGCGCAAAATGATCGATTTGGAAAGCGAAGAGAAAACTCAACTTAGAAAGCTTCAAAGTTTTGGGGTAAAAGTGGAGAAAGAGATTCAGATACCATTTTCAGTACCGAATACTGACGTTAAATCCATAGTCATAGAGGACTCAAAAGAGTACGCCTCTCTCAATACGACGGTTGATTCATTAGGAAAAGAGTTACAGAGCGAGAAACTCTCACAAATACCGGACATAGGGCTAAGCCTAGGGTATGCCAGCGCTGATTCTGAATTTCGTAATTATTGGTTTTTTGGAGTCAGCATCCCACTGCAAATATACGGCAGAGAAGATGCCCTAATCAAGAAGACACAATACGAATTAAGCGCCAAAATAGAGGAAGGTGAAAATCTTAAGAATACCCTTTCGTATGAACTTGACAGCTCCAAAATAAAGTTAGAAAGTGCGCAAAAAAACTACGCATTAACCGATAAAATTCTAAAAACGCAACTCTCACACTTACTCGAATCAGCCCTTGCATCACTCAAAACAACCGATTCGTCGAAAGCGTATGTCATAAGTGCCATAAAAGATGCCCTTAGCCTTGAATTAGAGTTGATAAACTACACCTATGACGCCAATATTGCTCTCGCACAAATCAAAAAACTTAGCGGAGAAGAACTATGA
- a CDS encoding 3-isopropylmalate dehydratase large subunit, translating into MRQTITEKIFSEHVGRTVYAGEIVRSPIDMVIGNDITTPISIKAFEDSGATKLANPEGFSIVLDHFIPAKDIASANQARISRDFAKKYQMKHFFDEKDMGIEHALLPEKGLVIPGDVIIGADSHTCTHGALGAFSTGMGSTDLAFAMITGGNWFKVPESIKVVLSGKPGTYTTGKDIILEVIRMIGVDGALYRTLEFVGSTIPYLTMDDRFSMCNMAIEAGAKSGIVAYDEITAEFLADKPLAREPKIHYSDEDATYVQILEIDVAALEPVIAYPFLPSNGHSLSQAVSDQIKIDQAFIGSCTNGRLSDLKIAAEILNGKRVHPDVRLIVTPGTQRIAREATKLGYMDIIIDAGGVVSNPTCGACLGGYMGILGDNEVAVATTNRNFVGRMGSRSSKVYLANSAVAAASAITGYITDPATIS; encoded by the coding sequence ATGCGCCAAACCATTACTGAAAAAATCTTCTCCGAGCACGTCGGACGCACCGTTTATGCCGGTGAAATCGTCCGCTCACCGATCGATATGGTCATCGGAAACGACATCACCACCCCCATCTCGATCAAAGCGTTCGAAGATTCGGGTGCAACAAAGCTTGCCAACCCTGAGGGGTTCTCCATCGTTTTGGATCACTTTATCCCTGCCAAAGATATCGCATCAGCGAACCAAGCGCGCATCAGCCGTGATTTCGCTAAAAAATATCAAATGAAACACTTTTTCGATGAAAAAGACATGGGAATCGAACACGCATTGCTTCCGGAAAAAGGGTTGGTTATCCCGGGTGACGTCATCATCGGTGCCGACTCCCACACCTGTACTCACGGTGCATTGGGAGCATTCTCGACAGGGATGGGTTCAACTGACCTCGCGTTTGCAATGATCACCGGAGGAAACTGGTTCAAAGTTCCTGAATCTATCAAAGTAGTATTAAGTGGAAAACCGGGAACCTATACAACGGGGAAAGACATTATCCTCGAAGTTATCCGCATGATCGGGGTTGACGGCGCACTCTACCGCACGCTCGAATTCGTCGGGAGCACGATCCCTTACCTCACGATGGATGATCGTTTCAGTATGTGCAACATGGCGATCGAAGCGGGGGCGAAAAGCGGGATCGTGGCGTATGATGAGATCACGGCAGAGTTCCTAGCCGATAAACCTCTCGCACGTGAACCGAAGATCCATTACTCTGACGAAGATGCAACGTATGTTCAAATCCTTGAAATCGATGTTGCTGCGCTCGAACCTGTTATCGCCTATCCGTTCTTGCCATCCAACGGTCACAGCCTCAGCCAAGCTGTCTCTGATCAGATCAAAATCGATCAGGCATTTATCGGAAGCTGTACCAACGGTCGTTTGAGTGATCTTAAAATCGCCGCTGAAATTCTTAACGGCAAACGCGTTCATCCGGATGTCCGTCTTATCGTCACACCGGGGACACAGCGTATCGCACGTGAAGCGACAAAACTCGGATACATGGATATCATCATCGATGCGGGCGGCGTTGTCTCCAACCCGACGTGCGGTGCATGTTTGGGTGGATATATGGGTATCTTAGGTGATAACGAAGTTGCGGTTGCAACCACCAACCGCAACTTTGTCGGACGTATGGGCTCACGCAGCTCGAAAGTCTATCTCGCCAATTCTGCCGTGGCTGCCGCTTCGGCAATTACAGGATATATCACTGATCCTGCAACCATAAGTTAA